From Aspergillus luchuensis IFO 4308 DNA, chromosome 2, nearly complete sequence:
TCATCGTCAGGCTTCCTGCGCCGCTCCTCAATGTTTCGTTTAATGACTGGGATGAAAGCGCCCCATGCGATAAAGTAGCCCACGAGAATGGGAAGGAACGACAGGCCTAGCTCCACGGTGCCGAAACCCCACTGGTCGTACACAAGGCTGAACGACTGAATGAACATGAAGATCAGAGCATCACTGAAACCGCTCAGCAGAGATAGAGTAAGGACAATCGGCTCCGTCAAGAACATCTTAAAGGGGCGGATCCAGGTGATGAGGACTTCGTGCATCGAGAAGCGGTCCTTGAAGGGGACCAGCTCGTTCGGTCCATAAATATTGGGGTCTTCGCCGCTTTCCCTTCGCTTCTTTGCGATACGGTCCATCATAATCGTTGTCCGGGTCTCAGGTACCAAAAGCAAGTGCGCCACCTGCACGAAACCTCCAAATATGAGCTGAATCCAGATGTTCCAGCGCCAAGGCAGATATGCTTCCACAAAACCTCCAACAACTGGTCCAATCACTGAGCCACCCACTGAAGAAAATACCACACAGGCGACAGCATACTGCTGGTCATCTGCTTCCCAAAGGTCTGCGATCATACCCAGAGTAACTGAGCCACCAGCTGAGCTAAGACCTCCCAGAGCACGTCCTACCATGATAGATGCAAAATTGGGGGCGAGAGCAACGGGGAGTTGCCAAATGTTCACAAGGAACAGACTGAGCTGTAAGATCGGCTTCCGACCCAGTTCCTCACTCCATGGTGCCCAAAGCTCGCAACCAAAGGCGTAGAGAACCAAGAAAATCATAGCACCACACCGAGCAGCTTGCATGCTGACTCCGAATTCTTCGGATATACCGGTGAGGGCGTTGGAGTAGAGACTGGTATTAAAGTTCATTGATGTTTGGACAAGGAAGATCACGGAAATGATCATCCATTTCTTCCAGCTGGGAAAGGCATAGCCGAGTTGGTCGTAGCAGTCTTCCTCAGTCAGCTCGACCTTTTCGGACGCGGCATTCTCCAATTGGTGTAGAGTAGTTCCAGCGTTGGGGTCTGATGGAAGCGGTTGAGacttttgctgctgttccaGAGCCTTTTCGGTTGCTGGATCAAGAATGGTGTCGGTTTGAGTAGAAGACGAGGCTTCTGACTCATGAATCTTTTCATGATTACTCATGTCTCTGTCTGGGCGAGAAGCCATGATGCGCACTGTAACATACTGAATTAGTCGCTGCATGGTGTTTGATTGGAAGGAATGTAAACTGTGAGAATattgggggaaagaaagcaaagcatGAAGCGCAGAGATGCTTCTAGGTTCACGCCATCATGGGATAGTCACATTGGTGTATGAATAGCATGTACTTACAGCCGACCCAGACTGAATAAAGATAGAGAAGACCAGGCAATCAAGGCGAGCAGGTGAGAATGGGAATAGCAAATCactggaggggaggaaggagcaCTGAGAAGTTCCTGTTAAGGGAAAGACAGGTAAATAAGTatagggaggaaggagaaggaagaaaaagagcaggagtgggtggagagggagggagaagtagAAGTAATCACAAGCAGTAGATGGCGGTTGTTAGGTTAAgccagaaagggaaagagcgCAGGAGGACTGGAGAAAGAGATCAGACCTACATGGGACTAGTATCAAAACTACTTTTTCAGGAAAGTACCCCAGAAAAGGCAACCGCGATGGGGTTCTATCACGGTACTTATATCCCAGTAACCAGTCGCATcaggggaagaagtgggTGATGTTACCGCAACACCCATGGATCGCACGGGCAGCACTGCAGGAATGACTCTGCTTTATATCAATCCACCAGTTTGCCCATTCCTCTCCAATAGGAGCCGGGGATTGTACATTTAGAGTTCAGTCGGTCCAGGCGTCTCCGATGACTCGGGGCATGGGGAATTAGTTCACTTTGGCCTTTCATGTCCCATTTACACTTTTTCCTATCTTGCTGCAACTTCAGCCTTCTGCCCCCTTTCTACTTTGCCACTCACCATTATTAAGGCCTGGTCTCTGTGGCTTGTAATAATGATGATAGCACTCGCATGGATTCTTGACAGGACTGGCATAACTCAAATTAGGGGAGATTGGATGCATATTTCCCGGATGGGGTGTTGGGTATCGGTCGTCTCTGGCCAAGCAGCCGGCCGCACACGGTTAGGGCCGAATGATGATGCATTTGGCCTGCCGAATCAGGACCGGCTTGGTAGGTACTACATACCACCTAAACCAGACTCCGAAGAGCCCACTTGCCACACTGACACGGCCAGTCATTTTCCAGATAGCTCTGGGGCGATGCTGACGGATCCATCGTGCTTAACTCCGTCCTTAACATCATTCCTTAATCACTCATCGCCTGACCTCTGGGGAGAAACCGGTTGAGTTTTCAGAGCCAAGAGTGGTCGGCGCGACCACCACGGCTTCCCCACTTCGGTGGTTGTTGATATTCATTACTCCCACTGGAGCCGTTCTGGGCCGATAGGACTATGGTCTCTAGAATGCCCGTTTCGGGGAAGCCTGCCACGACACGGGTGCGGGAGGACTTTTTCCTACGGTGAGAGATTGCGAGTTATGTTGAGAAAACTGCACTTTAGACTTTGTGCGCCAGACTCTACATTTTATGGAAAAGGCGCCCTGGACAGGCCGAGAAGGTCCAGCCTGTCAATAATGCGGGCGCAAAAGTGTGCCCACGCAAGGGGCCGGGGTCTCCAGGTGGCCATGGGCGCTGTACATGACTGCGTGGCCTCCCGAGCAGATGGGTCATGAAAGCTGACAACCATGAGAAACGAGAAAATTTCAACAAAAGATATACGCTAAATACTGCTAGTGTTCTTGTCCGAGTTTTGGAGTccgggggggagggtgggcTGCAAGAACAGGAAGCCACAGCATTGGTCTGTGTTCCGCTTTTTAGGCGGTTTCCATGTTGGACCCAGTTTTCCCTCATCGCATTTCCCACGGGGTTGGATTAGCTGGTCTCGGGGTAGCCGGGGGTGACGTCAAGCCTTCCCTGACCAAGGCGATCGGCGCCCCCaatgcttttttttctctcacgTATTACAAGTGTGTCATCGGCTTATTCAAGTCCTGGGGGTTTGTGTTCCTTCAATACCGTCATTGACTGTTTCGATGGTCGTCGATGTGGTCATGCTAATGCATCTGAACATGTAGGGGGAAATAAGCAGTTAATGATCACGTTTCCCCTACTTTCCAGAAGGCTGTATCGAAACCCGTCGTTGATCGAGCGCCATCACATAAGCCAAGCGGTAATAGACAGGCTTTCAGCAAGCAAAGCCTCAAGACTTCCCACTAGGACTGTTAATACACGAATTTGTGATGACCACTCCGCCACCAACAGGGTGGTTGAACCTCCCGGTCTCACATGGATAAATGGATTGACCCCTGGCTAGTGTCTCGTaggtggagatggcgaggTCAACTTCAATGAAGCACTAAACAACTTTGGTAGTCTGCACCAATACGAAGCAACAATCAACCATAGGCTGTTGCTACAGCTGTTATGTAAGATTTTGAATGAACCAGGAATGTTGAAGGATTCCAGCCTACTTAGCCAGGAAGCAGTAGCACCCTCTGGAAGGGTCCGATTGTCGGGACATGGagtacaaagtactactactactataccaaGAGCCTAGCACCGAGGCCAATTTGTCCTGGTGGCTCTGTATGGTCGGATAGTGCCGCCTTCCCACTCTCAAGGTTTGTCAAGACTTGACGCCAAGATGGTGTGGCGGATGATCCCCTGGTAAGCAGACAAATTTGACTGTTGAGTGTACAAACTACAGCCCGGTGAGTCGGGTTCCCTCTGCAGGGACTCTCATGCCCCAGCAAGCATTCTttagagggggagggggcaaCAGAATGTTCGATTGCATTGTACTGCGATCTTACTTAGGCTTTTTATCCACTGACAACCACTGAAAAATTCCCCGAAACATTCAGATCGATCTGTTCACGTGTGCGTGGGGGTTGAAGTGGTATTCGGGAGATGACCGAAACCCGGACCGGCTTGCAACACCGTTTCCAGGGAGAAGCGACTCCAGGCTTTCCCCGGCCCAGACCGACTCTGAAGCCGGATCCAGTGTTCTCGTAGAACTAGGCCGAATCTAGGAATCCCGTGATCATCCCGTCAGCAAAGCGTCAGTCTGACTTTTGACCAGTTTTGAAGGTTGACCCTGACCGCCTTCTTAGTAGAGTCACCCCCCGCCTTCAGGTGCAGGAATGCGGCACGCCGGCTCCAGCTCTGCAATCCACTGCAACCAACCCACTGTTTGAGCCAGTCCGTGGCAGCAAGTGGTCGCAGACACACTGTTCAGTCAACGGTTCTCGCCAAAAAGTGGTGGTTTGATATTTTCAGTTGGACTTACCTCGTCAACAGACCCACTGTCATCCATTGGCCGGCCCCCTTTAACCTGCTTCCCCAAGTCATGTCGCCCGATATCAACTCTCTGTCCCCGACCTGGTCCACTACTTCTTCCCCGCGTCAACGTCGGATGCCCCCGACTTTATCCGATCCCTTATCGTCACAGCATACTCAGCCAGACTTTCCTTCTGCAGCCCTGCCCAATATGAATAACGGTTCAGCAAATAACCATAGCAACATCATTGCCACTGATCTGCCTCACCGGCCCTCTCAGAGTCACCGCTCCAGCATGTCAGGATCGGAACGCCGCCGGTCCCGTACCGGTTCCAGTTCAATCCTGAACAATGGCCATAACAGCGCTAATGATTCGGCCCCCGGGGAACCGTCCGCAACCccccacgaccaccaccggtCTTCCTTCGGCCATAATGGGCTTCGCACCTCCAGTCCGCTCAGTAATGTCGGGGGGAACCCGACCGTTGCCACCGGGGACCCGCATCATCAACGTGCGCCGTCCCTGGGGGAGCTCCATCAGGAActagaacaagaacaagaagcacaagTGGTATGATCAAACTATTGCTGTGTCACTGCTCGGCGCATTCTTCTTTGCTATCGCACTACTATGAGTAAGAGATAGCCACTAACCACGCTCCTTGAAAATGGCTAGAACCGTCTTTTACACATGATCCGAAGCCAGCAAGCTCAGCTGCAGCACcttcaacagcaacaacaacactcGCAGGCCGTCGTGGATGACTCTGGTCCTGCGGAACGGCTGACCCCATTCCCCCCAATTCCCCCGCTCCCCACAACCAGCAGTCGGGCGTCAACCCAATTGCCTTCCTCCTTGTCCAGCCGGCGACCCTCCCGCCCGTCGAGTCAAGCCGCTTCACCCAATCTCCGACCGCTGGCCGAGCCGTCGTGCGGGTCAGAGGGACCGGATTGGAGTGCAGGCCCCGGTGAGAGCCCAGCCCGGCGGGGAAGCAGGGATGAAAGCGCATTTTACCAGGCGGAGGCAGCGATGCTGACGCGCGAAAACCAAATTCTCCGACAGCGAATCCGTGATTTAGGTGCGCGatttcccatcctcccttTTTGCTTGACTATCTTTCGTATCCTTTCATTCACTACTCCTGAGGCGCACAGAGCctcgaaaaaaaaagcctTTAAGTACTTAGAGTTTCGTGCTGACGGCGTATAGAACGCCAAGTTAGTGAGCTGACCTCTGGTGCCCGATCGAGCGAGATCCCTGCGGCACCTACCGCACAAGGAACCGAGGCCGTAGATCACCCAGCGTCCGCAGGAGTGGGATCGGCGAACGAGTCGTCAGACAAGACCTGATTGACCAGGAGCCACATGGGAGGCCTTTATTCTTGCCCTCTTAcacttttttcctttttacaGTGTATTTTGCGGGATTACGGAGTGTAGCACTCTCTACAGATCAGCAGTGATCAGCATGTTCTTGTGATAGGGGAAAAAGCCACGTCGGTATCTGAGCGGGCGTTCATGCGCAGCAAATAATATATCCCTCCACGATGCTTGTCTGCGCATGATCCTAACATCTGTCCatactatattatagtaGTGGCTGTGCAGTGGGCATATGAATGCTCCTCAACGCATCAACACCCGTAGTTAACCgcgtgtactccgtactcagGCCCCCAATGTGTGTGGGGTACATACGTACAGTGCAGGGaaaatgagaaaagaaaagaatgcgTGACCATAATGACCCCCGACTT
This genomic window contains:
- a CDS encoding putative MFS multidrug transporter (COG:G;~EggNog:ENOG410QDYM;~InterPro:IPR020846,IPR011701,IPR036259;~PFAM:PF07690;~TransMembrane:12 (i89-105o125-145i157-174o186-206i213-240o246-265i323-342o362-382i403-425o431-452i473-490o502-523i);~go_function: GO:0022857 - transmembrane transporter activity [Evidence IEA];~go_process: GO:0055085 - transmembrane transport [Evidence IEA]); its protein translation is MASRPDRDMSNHEKIHESEASSSTQTDTILDPATEKALEQQQKSQPLPSDPNAGTTLHQLENAASEKVELTEEDCYDQLGYAFPSWKKWMIISVIFLVQTSMNFNTSLYSNALTGISEEFGVSMQAARCGAMIFLVLYAFGCELWAPWSEELGRKPILQLSLFLVNIWQLPVALAPNFASIMVGRALGGLSSAGGSVTLGMIADLWEADDQQYAVACVVFSSVGGSVIGPVVGGFVEAYLPWRWNIWIQLIFGGFVQVAHLLLVPETRTTIMMDRIAKKRRESGEDPNIYGPNELVPFKDRFSMHEVLITWIRPFKMFLTEPIVLTLSLLSGFSDALIFMFIQSFSLVYDQWGFGTVELGLSFLPILVGYFIAWGAFIPVIKRNIEERRRKPDDERAQYESRLWFLLYTAPCLPIGLIGFAWTSLGPPVHWIGSMVFSAIVGIANYSIYMATIDYMICAYGPYSASATGGNGWSRDFLAGVLTIPATPFFENIGGKYHLEYASTILFCISFLLVIAVYVIYWYGPTLRKRSPFAQQLSDARVELQTHGRRLSKIPSGSRANSFARSQQNLRIRHTLGSRPGSYIASRPASNVNSRVNSRRNSLSR
- a CDS encoding uncharacterized protein (COG:S;~EggNog:ENOG410PY98), encoding MSPDINSLSPTWSTTSSPRQRRMPPTLSDPLSSQHTQPDFPSAALPNMNNGSANNHSNIIATDLPHRPSQSHRSSMSGSERRRSRTGSSSILNNGHNSANDSAPGEPSATPHDHHRSSFGHNGLRTSSPLSNVGGNPTVATGDPHHQRAPSLGELHQELEQEQEAQVNRLLHMIRSQQAQLQHLQQQQQHSQAVVDDSGPAERLTPFPPIPPLPTTSSRASTQLPSSLSSRRPSRPSSQAASPNLRPLAEPSCGSEGPDWSAGPGESPARRGSRDESAFYQAEAAMLTRENQILRQRIRDLERQVSELTSGARSSEIPAAPTAQGTEAVDHPASAGVGSANESSDKT